One window of Candidatus Wallbacteria bacterium genomic DNA carries:
- the dapB gene encoding 4-hydroxy-tetrahydrodipicolinate reductase encodes MKVAIVGYGGMGHEVEKILKTRGHKYITIDVQDNTAQFKELKPETLSGIEAAIDFTLPKSVLENVKTYASAGTNVVIGTTGWGEHLQEVKKIVSEAGTGMIWSSNFSVGVNLFYQMVEAAAQIADNVPEYDVFLHELHHNRKQDSPSGTAKTLANLLLKNIRRKKKAVYDKLDRRIEPDELHVSSTRGGFVPGTHIVSFDSEADTIELKHTARSRQGFALGAVLAAEFIKGKKGCFEIGDLMENIVRRTHV; translated from the coding sequence ATGAAAGTCGCAATTGTCGGATATGGCGGCATGGGACATGAAGTGGAAAAGATCCTGAAAACCAGGGGCCATAAATATATCACTATTGATGTCCAGGATAATACAGCCCAATTCAAGGAACTGAAACCTGAAACTTTAAGCGGGATTGAGGCAGCGATCGATTTTACACTGCCCAAATCAGTGCTCGAAAATGTGAAAACTTACGCCTCAGCAGGGACCAATGTTGTGATCGGCACAACAGGATGGGGTGAGCATCTTCAGGAAGTGAAAAAAATCGTATCTGAAGCAGGCACAGGCATGATCTGGTCCTCAAATTTTTCAGTAGGCGTGAATCTTTTTTATCAGATGGTGGAAGCAGCTGCTCAGATCGCGGACAATGTTCCGGAGTATGATGTGTTCTTACACGAGTTACACCACAACAGAAAACAGGACAGCCCAAGCGGAACGGCCAAGACGCTTGCCAACCTGCTGCTGAAAAATATCAGGAGAAAGAAAAAGGCTGTCTATGACAAGCTGGACCGCAGGATTGAACCGGACGAGCTGCATGTTTCCAGCACCAGGGGCGGGTTTGTGCCTGGTACGCATATTGTCAGTTTTGACAGTGAAGCTGATACGATAGAACTAAAGCATACAGCCAGAAGCCGCCAGGGATTCGCGCTTGGCGCAGTGCTGGCTGCTGAGTTCATCAAAGGGAAAAAAGGCTGCTTTGAAATCGGGGATCTGATGGAGAACATAGTAAGGAGGACCCATGTTTGA
- the dapF gene encoding diaminopimelate epimerase, whose amino-acid sequence MKFVKMHGLGNDFIILDGISQALPENLPDFSRAAADRHFGIGCDQVIVIEEGHKAPFRLSFYNADGSQAEMCGNGTRCAVRYLKSVKLLKAEEVELETRKRRLKAWIRGDRVRVDMGKPLFKTADWYFDEERVIGKEVLIEGEMYRITLVSIGNPHCVIFQDLAVNFEIQLAGPKIEKSEYFPNSINVEFIKVINDDEIRMRVWERGTGETLACGSGATAAAVASNLNGFTGKKVLVHLNGGDLEVEWAEDGHAYQTGPAEFVFEGKLKDLR is encoded by the coding sequence ATGAAGTTCGTAAAAATGCATGGATTAGGCAATGATTTCATTATATTAGACGGCATTTCTCAGGCTCTGCCGGAAAATCTGCCTGATTTTTCACGGGCTGCTGCTGACAGGCATTTCGGGATAGGGTGCGATCAGGTGATAGTGATCGAAGAAGGCCATAAGGCTCCTTTCCGCCTTTCCTTTTACAATGCGGACGGATCGCAGGCTGAAATGTGCGGCAATGGGACGAGATGCGCTGTCCGCTACCTGAAATCAGTTAAACTGCTCAAAGCAGAGGAAGTGGAGCTGGAGACCAGGAAACGGAGATTAAAAGCCTGGATCAGGGGCGACAGGGTCAGGGTCGATATGGGGAAGCCGCTGTTTAAAACTGCGGACTGGTATTTTGACGAGGAACGTGTGATCGGCAAAGAAGTGCTGATCGAAGGCGAAATGTACAGAATCACCCTGGTTTCGATCGGAAACCCTCATTGCGTCATTTTTCAGGATTTAGCGGTAAATTTCGAGATACAGCTGGCTGGTCCGAAAATTGAAAAATCTGAATATTTTCCGAATTCCATTAACGTCGAATTCATAAAAGTCATCAATGACGATGAGATCAGGATGCGGGTCTGGGAGCGGGGCACAGGCGAAACCCTGGCCTGCGGATCAGGTGCCACAGCTGCGGCGGTAGCCTCGAATCTCAACGGCTTCACAGGGAAGAAGGTTCTTGTGCACCTCAATGGCGGAGACCTGGAAGTGGAATGGGCAGAGGACGGCCATGCTTACCAGACCGGCCCTGCGGAATTCGTCTTTGAGGGGAAGCTGAAAGATCTTCGTTAG
- a CDS encoding thioredoxin family protein — translation MKNIGLFAALILFSASTIAWAGCCGGGTCEVKSGATCETAVPAAMVSTSEIAVSNVGAQHAVPLLVDLGAKTCIPCKMMMPVLENLKKDYAGSLEVVFIDVWEDRSAGEKYGVKLIPTQIFFDQDGKELFRHEGFFASEEILAKWKSLGVSLKGQK, via the coding sequence TTGAAAAACATCGGACTTTTCGCTGCTTTGATTTTATTTTCAGCATCAACTATTGCCTGGGCAGGTTGCTGCGGAGGTGGAACATGCGAGGTTAAATCCGGAGCCACCTGCGAGACTGCTGTACCTGCAGCTATGGTTTCTACCAGTGAAATTGCTGTCAGCAATGTAGGGGCACAGCATGCTGTGCCCCTACTAGTCGACCTTGGCGCAAAGACATGCATCCCCTGCAAGATGATGATGCCTGTGCTGGAAAACCTGAAAAAAGACTATGCAGGCAGTCTGGAAGTCGTATTCATCGATGTCTGGGAAGACAGGTCTGCAGGCGAAAAATACGGCGTCAAGCTGATCCCTACCCAGATTTTCTTTGATCAGGACGGAAAAGAACTGTTCAGGCATGAGGGATTTTTCGCCAGCGAGGAAATTCTGGCAAAATGGAAATCATTAGGAGTCAGTTTAAAAGGGCAGAAATGA
- the dapA gene encoding 4-hydroxy-tetrahydrodipicolinate synthase, with protein MFEGATTALITPFLKNGEVDYEGYRKNLLFQIKSGINGLLALGTTGETPTLDEEEQEKLIRITVEEAKGKVPVMVGTGTNDTAKSIRRSEIAEKLGADAVLVVTPYYNKPTNEGLFRHFKAVSDSIGIPIFVYNIQGRTGKNIETPVLKRIAEIKGVAGVKEASGNVAQMSDVIEQIARKKSFTVVSGDDGLTLPLMSLGGKGVISVISNAIPAQVAEFVRFGLSGDFTNAARMHYEIIMPVTRIAFIETNPVPIKYICGRLGLASGTYRLPMCDPEEASRNRIDSVLRELKLI; from the coding sequence ATGTTTGAAGGCGCAACCACTGCTCTGATCACGCCGTTTCTGAAAAACGGGGAAGTGGATTACGAAGGATACAGGAAGAATCTGCTTTTCCAGATCAAATCCGGGATCAACGGACTGCTGGCACTCGGCACTACCGGAGAAACGCCGACGCTCGACGAGGAAGAACAGGAAAAGCTGATCAGAATCACTGTGGAAGAGGCAAAAGGAAAGGTACCTGTAATGGTCGGGACAGGGACCAATGATACAGCCAAAAGCATCAGGCGCAGTGAAATTGCTGAAAAACTTGGTGCAGACGCAGTGCTGGTAGTCACGCCTTATTACAACAAGCCGACTAATGAAGGCCTGTTCAGGCATTTCAAGGCTGTTTCGGATTCGATCGGGATTCCGATTTTCGTTTACAATATCCAGGGGAGGACAGGCAAAAACATTGAAACCCCTGTGCTGAAGAGAATCGCCGAAATCAAGGGCGTGGCTGGAGTCAAGGAGGCATCAGGAAATGTGGCCCAGATGTCCGACGTGATCGAGCAGATCGCCAGGAAAAAATCGTTCACAGTAGTTTCCGGCGATGACGGACTGACCCTGCCGCTGATGTCTCTAGGCGGGAAAGGCGTGATTTCAGTAATCAGCAACGCGATTCCGGCACAGGTTGCCGAATTCGTGAGATTCGGGCTGAGCGGCGATTTCACCAATGCAGCCAGAATGCATTATGAGATTATCATGCCAGTCACCAGGATCGCCTTTATCGAGACCAATCCTGTGCCGATCAAATACATCTGCGGAAGGCTGGGCCTGGCTTCAGGAACCTACAGGCTGCCCATGTGCGATCCTGAGGAAGCGTCCAGAAACAGGATCGATTCAGTGCTCAGGGAGCTGAAACTGATATGA
- a CDS encoding thioredoxin family protein, with translation MKIQILGTGCPKCRKLAENAELAAKELKLDYQMEKVTKLDEIMNFGVMITPALAIDGQVKSAGKVLTTEEIKKMLG, from the coding sequence ATGAAAATCCAGATCCTGGGCACAGGCTGCCCGAAATGCAGGAAACTGGCTGAGAACGCTGAGCTGGCCGCCAAAGAACTGAAGCTTGACTATCAGATGGAAAAAGTCACAAAGCTGGACGAGATCATGAATTTCGGAGTGATGATCACGCCAGCGCTGGCGATCGACGGGCAGGTGAAATCAGCGGGGAAAGTACTGACAACTGAAGAAATAAAAAAAATGCTGGGCTGA
- a CDS encoding permease → MDWKEEFKTLLIITTVFLVCFFLPVGSPRFDNALNEGLQLVRWYSREHVILCLLPAFFIAGGIAVFVSQASVMKYLGARANKTLAYGVAAVSGTILAVCSCTVLPLFAGIYKMGAGLGPAIAFLYSGPAISVLAIIMTARILGLEIGIWRAAGAIIFSIVIGLIMHFIFRAEENLKVEAQMALPEPEAGRPLWQTAFFFFLLSGILIFANWAKPMEETGTWHAIFMIKWLITSILSAALGFVLVLWYGCRTWKIILTAAIVTMLHFLFPPEPLIPFAAGVIGLALITATTAGEAEQWFAESWGYAKLIMPLLLGGVFISGLLLGRPGTEGLIPSAWIATSVGGNSLLANFVSSIVGAFMYFATLTEVPIVQGLLGSGMGKGPALGLLLAGPVLSLPSMLVIQSILGTKKTVVFVSLVVIMATITGMLFGAVAR, encoded by the coding sequence ATGGACTGGAAAGAAGAATTCAAAACACTGCTCATCATCACAACAGTATTTTTAGTTTGTTTTTTTCTTCCTGTCGGTTCACCCAGATTTGACAATGCCCTGAACGAAGGTTTGCAGCTGGTGCGGTGGTATAGCCGTGAACATGTGATACTCTGCCTGCTGCCTGCATTTTTCATTGCAGGCGGTATCGCTGTTTTCGTATCCCAGGCCTCAGTGATGAAGTACCTTGGTGCGCGGGCCAATAAGACACTGGCCTATGGAGTAGCAGCTGTGTCAGGCACGATCCTGGCTGTCTGCTCCTGCACAGTTCTGCCGCTGTTTGCCGGTATTTATAAAATGGGAGCTGGTCTTGGCCCTGCCATCGCATTTCTCTATTCAGGCCCTGCCATCAGCGTCTTGGCGATCATCATGACTGCCAGGATACTGGGCCTGGAGATCGGGATCTGGCGTGCTGCCGGAGCAATCATTTTTTCCATAGTAATCGGCTTGATCATGCATTTCATATTCAGGGCTGAAGAGAACCTGAAAGTTGAAGCGCAGATGGCTTTGCCTGAACCTGAAGCAGGCAGGCCTTTATGGCAGACTGCGTTTTTCTTCTTTCTGCTGTCAGGGATACTCATTTTTGCCAACTGGGCAAAACCCATGGAAGAAACCGGAACCTGGCACGCGATTTTCATGATTAAATGGCTGATCACAAGCATTCTGTCCGCAGCGCTGGGATTTGTTTTAGTCTTATGGTACGGCTGCAGAACCTGGAAAATTATACTCACTGCAGCTATAGTGACTATGCTGCATTTTCTGTTTCCGCCTGAACCTCTGATCCCTTTTGCAGCAGGTGTGATCGGACTGGCGCTGATCACTGCGACAACCGCAGGAGAGGCAGAACAGTGGTTCGCGGAAAGCTGGGGTTATGCCAAGTTGATCATGCCGCTGCTGCTGGGTGGTGTTTTCATCTCAGGCCTGCTGCTGGGAAGGCCAGGTACTGAAGGATTGATTCCATCGGCCTGGATCGCCACTTCGGTTGGCGGTAATTCCCTGCTGGCGAACTTTGTTTCATCAATCGTCGGTGCTTTCATGTACTTCGCCACATTGACAGAAGTGCCGATCGTGCAGGGATTGCTGGGAAGCGGCATGGGGAAAGGGCCGGCTCTGGGTCTCCTGCTCGCTGGCCCGGTGCTTTCCCTGCCTTCGATGCTCGTGATCCAGAGTATACTCGGCACGAAAAAAACAGTCGTATTTGTGAGCCTGGTAGTAATCATGGCTACGATTACGGGAATGCTGTTCGGGGCAGTGGCAAGGTAA
- a CDS encoding ATP-binding protein, giving the protein MSVKWETPFKSSSPVLSSSQTIALLSSLVLEHAPCGILVYDESGQCVLANPAIAAAIGATIEQVKAQNFRNLESWKKSGLLELAESVLATGNPSAKVVQLISSFGKQVCLDCRFVPFQAEKKRFLTLIANDVSEKERLQAAVLTAEKKTSRDLRKLVKIRTRRVRNKAQCLQISNEKLNLAIKDLSKSNQELLQSQKLEAIGILAGGVAHDFNNSLMVIQCNASLLKHSNNQARDCPERLGEIESACIKAAELTRQLLIFSSKQEMREEIVDLNSLLRKLLKMLSRLIGENIKLKMLLCPQSAAFKGDPFQAEQVVVNLIINSRDAMPEGGNILIKTEIVQISAADCTRCRIPTPGEYIILTVSDTGCGIPEELIDRVFEPFFTTKPEGKGTGLGLPVVYGIVNRHNGVINVKSQVGQGTAFQIFLPAVPMISGNSLKKDPEKIEQGKGERILLIEDDPDILKMFSMLLTLNGYQVKTATSLKEAEVIFKNEFGDFRLLVLDMMLPDGNGLALAKRCKYQNPRLKVIFISGYFDQEKIRLEEIKAKGFRFISKPCEVEKMLKTIKEELQPR; this is encoded by the coding sequence ATGTCTGTAAAATGGGAAACCCCTTTTAAATCCTCATCGCCTGTCCTCAGCTCATCTCAAACCATTGCTCTTCTGTCCTCACTTGTCCTGGAACATGCGCCTTGCGGGATCCTGGTTTACGACGAGTCCGGTCAGTGCGTGCTGGCCAACCCTGCCATTGCCGCAGCCATTGGAGCCACAATAGAGCAGGTCAAGGCCCAGAACTTCAGAAATCTCGAATCCTGGAAGAAATCCGGATTGCTGGAGCTTGCGGAATCAGTCCTTGCGACAGGCAATCCAAGCGCAAAAGTCGTGCAGCTGATCTCCTCTTTCGGAAAACAAGTCTGTCTGGACTGCCGCTTCGTGCCGTTCCAGGCTGAGAAAAAGAGGTTTTTAACCCTGATCGCCAATGACGTTTCTGAGAAAGAACGATTGCAGGCCGCTGTTCTGACTGCAGAAAAAAAAACTTCCAGGGATCTTCGGAAACTTGTGAAAATCCGCACGCGCAGGGTGAGAAACAAGGCGCAATGCCTCCAGATAAGCAATGAAAAATTGAATCTGGCCATCAAGGACCTGTCTAAATCCAACCAGGAATTATTGCAATCCCAGAAGCTTGAAGCAATCGGAATTCTTGCCGGCGGAGTAGCCCATGATTTCAACAACAGCCTGATGGTGATACAGTGCAATGCGTCCCTGCTCAAACATTCGAACAATCAGGCACGGGATTGTCCGGAACGTCTCGGTGAAATCGAATCTGCCTGCATCAAGGCCGCTGAACTCACCAGACAGCTTCTGATCTTCTCCAGCAAGCAGGAAATGCGGGAGGAAATCGTCGATCTCAACAGCCTGCTGCGCAAACTGTTGAAAATGCTTTCCAGGCTGATTGGTGAGAATATCAAGCTGAAAATGCTGCTCTGCCCGCAATCAGCCGCTTTCAAGGGTGACCCCTTTCAGGCTGAACAGGTGGTTGTGAACCTCATCATCAATTCCAGAGACGCGATGCCGGAAGGTGGAAACATTCTGATCAAAACAGAAATTGTGCAGATCTCGGCCGCGGATTGCACCAGATGCCGTATCCCGACTCCGGGCGAATATATCATACTCACAGTCTCGGATACAGGTTGCGGCATCCCGGAAGAATTGATAGACAGAGTTTTCGAACCTTTTTTCACAACCAAGCCTGAAGGCAAGGGTACAGGTCTCGGCTTGCCTGTAGTTTACGGCATAGTGAACAGGCACAATGGCGTCATCAATGTCAAAAGTCAGGTGGGCCAAGGAACTGCTTTCCAGATCTTCCTGCCTGCAGTCCCGATGATATCAGGCAATTCCCTGAAAAAGGATCCGGAAAAGATCGAGCAGGGTAAAGGTGAGCGGATTCTCCTGATCGAGGATGATCCCGATATTTTGAAGATGTTTTCCATGCTCCTAACTCTCAATGGATATCAGGTAAAAACCGCGACTTCCCTGAAAGAAGCTGAGGTAATTTTTAAAAATGAGTTCGGGGATTTCAGGCTGCTGGTTTTAGACATGATGCTTCCGGACGGCAACGGATTAGCCCTCGCCAAAAGGTGTAAATATCAGAACCCAAGATTGAAGGTAATCTTCATCAGCGGATATTTCGACCAGGAGAAGATCAGGCTTGAGGAGATCAAAGCCAAGGGGTTCAGATTCATTTCGAAACCCTGCGAGGTTGAAAAAATGCTGAAAACTATCAAAGAGGAACTGCAGCCTCGGTGA
- a CDS encoding metalloregulator ArsR/SmtB family transcription factor: MKQKKIPRKYETRARILKALGHPTRLFIVDTLSKEQKCVCELTELVGADISTVSRHLSILKEAGILRIEKTGNQVFYEIVCPCIMEIFPCIEKTLNERLKDEEM, from the coding sequence ATGAAACAGAAAAAAATTCCCCGGAAATATGAAACAAGAGCCAGAATTCTAAAAGCTCTCGGTCATCCTACCCGCCTGTTCATTGTAGATACTCTAAGCAAGGAACAAAAATGCGTCTGCGAACTGACTGAACTTGTAGGCGCAGATATTTCAACTGTTTCCAGGCACCTTTCGATACTCAAGGAAGCAGGCATACTCAGAATTGAAAAAACTGGGAACCAGGTGTTTTACGAAATCGTCTGCCCGTGCATTATGGAGATTTTTCCCTGCATTGAAAAGACTTTGAATGAAAGACTGAAAGACGAAGAGATGTAA